A section of the Vescimonas fastidiosa genome encodes:
- a CDS encoding class C sortase, which yields MRKTYLLLAVLLLAVAGICVMLWPAFTGHRLQADTDAAVQSFLKERNPEQQYPELLAALQEYNRQLYAEKQCNLTDLEACEEPAADLTAYGIEDEVIGVLEIPTMELTMPVYLGASDEHLAAGAAVLGNTSAPIGGDNTNCVIAGHRGWRGADYFRHIDRLQVGDTVQLTNLWETLTYTVTDIQIIQPHEVDKIKIQQDRDLLTLLTCHPYASGGRERYVVYCEKLPTMSQSR from the coding sequence ATGCGTAAGACATACCTCTTGCTGGCGGTACTGTTGTTGGCCGTGGCGGGCATCTGCGTCATGCTGTGGCCGGCGTTCACAGGACATAGGCTGCAAGCCGACACAGACGCCGCCGTGCAGAGCTTCCTCAAAGAACGAAATCCGGAGCAGCAATATCCCGAACTGCTGGCGGCTCTACAAGAGTATAACCGCCAGCTTTACGCAGAAAAGCAGTGCAACCTCACCGACCTTGAAGCCTGTGAGGAGCCCGCCGCCGACTTGACTGCCTACGGCATCGAGGACGAGGTAATAGGCGTCTTGGAAATTCCCACCATGGAACTGACCATGCCGGTCTACTTGGGTGCATCCGATGAACACCTTGCCGCAGGCGCGGCGGTGCTGGGCAACACGTCCGCGCCCATCGGTGGGGATAACACCAACTGCGTCATTGCCGGTCACCGTGGCTGGCGCGGCGCGGACTACTTTCGGCATATAGACCGCTTACAGGTTGGAGACACCGTGCAGCTGACGAATCTATGGGAAACGCTGACCTATACCGTAACGGACATTCAGATTATCCAGCCCCACGAGGTGGACAAGATCAAGATACAGCAAGACCGCGACCTGCTGACGCTGTTGACCTGCCATCCTTACGCCAGCGGTGGGCGGGAGAGGTATGTGGTGTACTGCGAAAAACTGCCCACCATGAGCCAATCACGGTGA
- a CDS encoding ATP-binding protein, translating to MEIKRDRYLKKIISFMWDGQVKVITGIRRCGKSYLLRNLFKSYLLSEGVAEDHILSFELDLTRDIRYRNPLELAAHVREIVEHSTDQYYLFVDEIQMSDEVPNPYNPDGKKITFYDALNDLKSLPNLDIYVTGSNSKMLSSDILTEFRGRSDEIRVHPLSFAEYYSAVGGDKQDAFDDFAFYGGMPLILSRPTDAAKMAYLKSLFSEVYLKDIVERKKIKREDVLSAILDLLCSSIGSLTNPTKVAAAINTVQKRSGENVVALNTVKAYMDHLSDSFLFTECKRWDVKGKSYFDYPNKYYCEDIGLRNARIGFRQQEMTHIMENIIFNELMIRECAVDIGIVYGNEKNTKGKVVPVAREIDFIATSGGKKTYIQSAYALGTAEKAITENKPFALTGDSFPKIIVRHDIRKRWYDEGGILNIGVIDFLLDDTLV from the coding sequence ATGGAAATAAAACGAGATCGCTATTTGAAGAAAATCATCTCCTTTATGTGGGATGGTCAGGTGAAGGTGATTACCGGCATCCGCAGATGCGGCAAGTCCTATCTGCTTCGCAATCTGTTCAAGAGCTACCTTCTCAGTGAGGGTGTTGCCGAAGATCATATTCTGTCCTTTGAGTTGGACTTGACCCGTGATATTCGCTATCGCAATCCGTTGGAGCTTGCGGCTCATGTCCGGGAGATCGTAGAACACAGTACAGACCAATATTATCTCTTTGTAGACGAGATTCAGATGTCCGACGAAGTTCCGAATCCCTATAATCCGGACGGAAAGAAGATTACCTTCTACGACGCGCTCAACGATTTGAAGTCCTTGCCCAACTTAGACATTTATGTGACCGGAAGCAACTCCAAAATGCTGTCCTCTGATATACTGACCGAGTTCCGGGGGCGCAGCGATGAGATCCGTGTGCATCCGCTTTCCTTTGCCGAATACTACTCGGCTGTTGGCGGCGATAAGCAGGACGCTTTTGACGATTTTGCTTTCTACGGCGGTATGCCGCTGATCCTGTCCCGTCCCACGGATGCCGCGAAAATGGCTTATCTGAAATCGCTGTTTTCTGAGGTCTATCTGAAGGACATTGTAGAGCGGAAGAAGATCAAGCGTGAGGATGTGCTGTCCGCGATTCTTGATCTGCTGTGTTCGTCTATTGGCTCTCTGACCAACCCAACGAAGGTTGCTGCCGCCATCAACACAGTGCAGAAGCGTAGCGGTGAAAATGTCGTTGCCTTGAACACCGTGAAAGCCTATATGGATCACTTATCGGATTCCTTCCTCTTTACCGAATGCAAGCGCTGGGATGTGAAGGGCAAGAGCTATTTTGACTATCCCAACAAATACTACTGTGAGGACATTGGACTGAGAAATGCCCGTATCGGCTTCCGCCAGCAGGAAATGACGCACATCATGGAGAACATCATTTTCAATGAGTTGATGATCCGTGAATGCGCCGTTGACATCGGCATTGTCTACGGCAACGAGAAAAATACCAAAGGAAAGGTCGTGCCGGTCGCGCGGGAAATCGACTTCATTGCAACCTCCGGCGGCAAGAAGACCTATATCCAGTCTGCCTACGCATTGGGAACAGCGGAAAAGGCGATCACCGAGAATAAGCCTTTCGCGCTGACCGGTGATTCCTTCCCGAAGATCATTGTCCGTCATGACATCCGTAAGCGTTGGTATGATGAGGGCGGCATTCTCAATATTGGCGTCATTGACTTCCTGCTGGATGACACGCTTGTCTGA
- a CDS encoding single-stranded DNA-binding protein, producing the protein MANISVVGRIVSDDIELKISANNRPYLRFDLAERTGKGAYARTQYYQVVAFGAIASQFAKRGLCRGALISVEGTLELEDYLKRDGWTRDKRLKVIALRWRYLQPYDTKVPEQVPEIDGEREPLPG; encoded by the coding sequence ATGGCAAACATATCCGTCGTTGGCCGTATTGTATCGGATGATATTGAACTGAAGATCAGCGCCAATAATCGGCCCTATCTACGGTTCGACCTTGCGGAGCGTACCGGTAAGGGGGCTTACGCAAGAACGCAGTATTATCAGGTCGTTGCCTTTGGGGCTATTGCCTCACAGTTCGCCAAAAGAGGCTTGTGCCGCGGCGCGCTGATCAGTGTGGAAGGCACGCTGGAGCTGGAGGACTATCTGAAACGGGATGGTTGGACGCGGGATAAGCGTCTGAAGGTCATCGCGCTGCGATGGCGTTATCTCCAGCCCTATGACACGAAAGTGCCTGAACAGGTACCGGAGATCGACGGAGAACGAGAACCCTTGCCCGGATAG
- a CDS encoding Eco57I restriction-modification methylase domain-containing protein yields MKYTPSTESIPQSSRRAVNEKLLYLIDNNCCEAYGITKQDVFQGYTGDGGLHGLSRKNYRSYHTYSEAKKELENGQFFTPPALCQFVADCLCLEEDDLVADLTCGMGNFFNVMPVEANVYGCELDTKAFKVASYLYPEANLVNKDIRNYMPQVRFDYVVGNPPFNLQWMAENGKEYLSQLYYCLKAAQFLKPLGILALIVPNSFLADSFSDSSMIRKMEAQFRFLGQILLPDDTFAQMGVSHFPIKLQFWQKKGVDSETPARYRTGMDNDLSGGIYAGAAQAIHMSLLQMPKAMLKENRAKILRELAKERQTSASFTYTVEKMLYQIRIHPSLKDRYAQCCAYLHRFYTETQPPEMRYEEWCKRRLTEAKVLHYLRQTLRRQNRQPERDEIHLVKRDYSFAYKGYSAVVRRRMSEELRQPIPVCEAVLRGETLPGYERLLRKKRHEYLIQSQPFQEMTPDTGIGKWLDDFWLWDAENEEEILLNDTQLHDLNLALQKRYTLLQWEQGSGKTLAGIAYGKYRMDRQGYRNTWVISSAISIRNNWNVVLPNYDVSYVFVERLRDLERIKPGDFVLMTFNALCKYRRQIKKWLKIHSRKTCLVLDESDEICNPYSSRAKAVLSCFRRCQSKLLTTGTSTRNNISEFAPQMELLYNNSINMLSCCHTIYHYDKDGTATRETNPWYGQPIPAYRRGYTLFANSHLPEKITVFGVGQRTQDIYNADILRDILAKTVITRTFEEVTGKDIKRIHQEPIPFSAEEKAVWVQAVKEFHTMRQKYFTSTKNARKDAMLRIIQQITLLLRISAAPNTVSEYSGELPGKLRRTIQLTGSWAEEIVAIGVRHTVVLDAYAAALREAFPNRPLFIVTGATTTFAKRRALRQTLRESGNGILLCTQQSLPSSVNFEFVNKVIIPELHYNNSRMSQFYMRFIRFNSVDWKDIYFLTYAQSIESNLMQMILAKEKLNLFMKGDETDMDDIYERFGVDYDLTSLLLYRDIDEDGRFSIRWGEQEIA; encoded by the coding sequence ATGAAGTATACACCCTCGACAGAATCGATCCCCCAGAGCAGTCGCAGAGCAGTTAACGAAAAGCTCCTGTACCTGATCGACAACAACTGCTGCGAAGCGTATGGTATCACGAAGCAGGATGTTTTTCAGGGTTATACAGGGGATGGGGGCCTGCACGGGCTTTCCCGGAAGAACTATCGGAGCTACCATACATACAGTGAGGCAAAAAAGGAACTGGAAAACGGCCAGTTCTTTACACCGCCCGCCTTGTGTCAGTTCGTGGCGGATTGCCTTTGTCTGGAGGAGGACGATCTGGTAGCGGACCTCACCTGTGGGATGGGGAACTTCTTCAACGTAATGCCGGTGGAAGCCAATGTCTATGGCTGTGAATTGGACACCAAGGCATTCAAGGTGGCGTCATATCTTTATCCGGAGGCCAATCTGGTTAATAAGGATATTCGCAATTATATGCCGCAGGTACGCTTTGATTATGTGGTAGGCAACCCGCCCTTCAACCTGCAATGGATGGCTGAGAATGGAAAGGAGTATCTATCGCAGCTCTACTATTGCTTGAAGGCTGCCCAATTCTTGAAGCCACTGGGAATCCTGGCTTTGATCGTACCCAACTCATTTCTGGCCGACTCGTTTTCGGACAGCTCAATGATTCGGAAGATGGAGGCACAATTCCGGTTTCTTGGTCAGATCCTGTTGCCGGATGATACCTTTGCGCAGATGGGTGTTTCGCACTTCCCAATAAAGCTGCAGTTCTGGCAGAAGAAGGGCGTGGATTCCGAAACACCGGCTCGCTATCGCACAGGAATGGATAACGATCTTTCCGGCGGTATCTATGCTGGTGCAGCACAAGCGATCCACATGTCGCTGCTGCAAATGCCAAAGGCCATGCTGAAGGAAAATCGCGCCAAGATCCTGCGGGAACTGGCAAAGGAGCGTCAAACCTCTGCATCGTTTACTTATACGGTAGAGAAGATGCTGTACCAAATCAGGATACATCCGTCCCTGAAGGATCGGTATGCCCAATGCTGCGCGTATCTGCATCGGTTCTATACGGAGACACAGCCGCCAGAGATGCGATATGAGGAATGGTGCAAACGGCGGTTGACCGAGGCGAAGGTACTGCATTATCTTCGTCAGACACTCAGACGTCAGAACCGGCAGCCGGAACGTGATGAGATCCACCTTGTCAAGCGGGATTATTCATTCGCCTATAAAGGGTATAGTGCTGTAGTGCGACGCCGCATGAGCGAAGAGCTGCGCCAACCTATCCCGGTCTGTGAAGCAGTGCTGCGCGGTGAAACACTCCCTGGTTACGAACGGCTGCTGCGTAAAAAGCGGCATGAATACCTGATCCAGAGCCAGCCTTTTCAGGAAATGACCCCGGACACGGGAATTGGGAAATGGTTGGATGATTTCTGGTTATGGGATGCCGAGAACGAGGAGGAGATCCTGCTGAACGATACCCAACTCCACGACCTGAATCTTGCTCTGCAAAAGCGTTATACGCTGCTGCAATGGGAACAGGGTTCCGGTAAGACACTGGCTGGCATTGCCTATGGGAAATACCGCATGGACAGACAAGGGTATCGTAACACCTGGGTCATTTCATCGGCCATCTCTATCCGCAATAACTGGAATGTGGTGCTGCCCAACTATGACGTGTCGTATGTGTTCGTGGAACGGCTGAGGGATCTGGAGCGGATCAAGCCCGGCGACTTTGTGCTGATGACCTTTAATGCGCTGTGCAAGTATCGCAGGCAGATCAAAAAATGGCTGAAGATCCATAGCCGCAAGACCTGTCTTGTACTGGATGAAAGCGATGAGATATGCAATCCGTACAGCAGCCGTGCCAAGGCGGTGCTGTCCTGCTTCAGACGATGCCAATCAAAGCTGCTGACCACAGGAACCAGTACCCGGAACAACATCTCTGAGTTCGCACCGCAGATGGAATTACTTTATAACAATTCCATCAATATGCTATCCTGCTGCCACACCATCTATCACTATGATAAGGACGGCACGGCGACACGAGAGACTAACCCGTGGTACGGTCAACCGATCCCGGCCTATCGTCGTGGGTACACGCTGTTTGCCAATTCACATCTGCCGGAGAAGATCACCGTATTTGGTGTCGGACAGCGCACACAGGACATCTACAATGCAGATATTCTGCGTGATATCCTCGCCAAGACAGTAATCACCCGTACCTTTGAGGAGGTCACCGGGAAGGACATCAAACGTATCCATCAGGAGCCCATTCCGTTTTCAGCAGAGGAGAAGGCTGTATGGGTACAGGCGGTCAAGGAGTTCCATACCATGCGCCAGAAATATTTCACCTCAACGAAAAACGCGAGGAAAGATGCTATGCTGCGGATCATCCAGCAGATCACGCTTTTGCTGCGGATCAGTGCCGCGCCCAATACGGTTTCGGAGTATAGCGGCGAGCTTCCCGGGAAGCTGCGGAGAACGATCCAGCTTACCGGCAGCTGGGCAGAAGAGATCGTGGCCATAGGCGTCCGCCATACCGTGGTGCTGGACGCCTATGCGGCAGCCCTGCGGGAAGCGTTTCCCAACCGGCCACTTTTCATTGTGACCGGCGCGACGACTACCTTTGCAAAACGCAGGGCATTACGGCAAACACTCCGCGAGAGCGGAAACGGCATCCTGCTGTGTACGCAGCAGAGCTTGCCCAGCTCAGTCAACTTCGAGTTCGTCAACAAAGTCATCATCCCGGAGCTGCACTATAACAACTCCCGCATGAGCCAGTTTTACATGCGCTTCATCCGCTTTAATTCCGTTGACTGGAAGGACATCTATTTCCTGACCTATGCACAGAGCATTGAGTCCAACCTGATGCAGATGATATTGGCAAAAGAGAAGCTCAATCTCTTCATGAAGGGCGACGAAACAGATATGGATGATATTTACGAACGATTTGGAGTGGACTACGATCTCACATCGTTGCTGTTATACCGCGACATAGATGAAGACGGCCGTTTCAGCATTCGCTGGGGCGAACAGGAAATTGCGTAA
- a CDS encoding zinc-finger-containing protein, translated as MNILKRVNIHCPNCGAKATLHPASFVYGNSRSAGSYLYVCDRYPACNSYVAAHRTTRQPMGSLADGELRHKRIQAHRAFDRLWRSGLMTKKEAYQWMQTEFGLHEEQAHIAQFGAYMCDRLICACEKFRIHSAEAA; from the coding sequence GTGAACATTCTGAAAAGAGTCAATATCCATTGCCCCAACTGCGGAGCTAAGGCTACCTTGCATCCTGCCAGCTTTGTATATGGCAACAGTCGTAGTGCAGGAAGCTATCTGTATGTTTGTGATCGCTATCCCGCCTGCAACAGCTATGTGGCTGCCCATCGCACCACACGGCAGCCCATGGGCTCTCTGGCTGACGGGGAGCTTCGGCATAAGCGTATCCAGGCACACCGGGCATTTGACCGCCTGTGGCGTTCCGGCTTGATGACCAAGAAAGAGGCGTATCAATGGATGCAGACAGAGTTCGGTCTGCACGAGGAACAGGCGCATATCGCACAATTCGGCGCGTACATGTGTGATCGGTTGATCTGCGCCTGCGAGAAGTTTCGTATCCACAGCGCAGAGGCTGCATAG
- a CDS encoding sigma-70 family RNA polymerase sigma factor — MKNKDIALTDAQRSMVEANMDVVRWAIRTSIQVNEQRYGFGYDDLFQEGCIWLCKAAVTYDPDGGASFSTYAQRVVENGLRTYCRLQHSRELRSFPVSEIFDTEADGHRAMATGICSLQEQLAEVDALSLLESAKQQYNGVARLGIEAMQLKFIGLSNTDIAAYYGIKANYLGAAVHRAAERLRNNAEFLNSLEYEPMKKSSKAS; from the coding sequence ATGAAGAATAAGGATATTGCCCTTACTGATGCCCAGCGCAGTATGGTAGAGGCGAATATGGACGTGGTACGCTGGGCCATCCGTACCAGCATTCAGGTCAATGAGCAGCGCTATGGTTTCGGCTATGACGATTTGTTTCAAGAGGGCTGCATTTGGCTTTGCAAGGCCGCAGTGACGTATGACCCGGACGGCGGCGCCAGCTTTTCTACCTATGCTCAGAGGGTCGTTGAGAACGGTCTGCGTACCTATTGCCGGCTGCAGCACAGCAGGGAGCTGCGCAGCTTTCCTGTATCGGAGATCTTTGACACGGAGGCTGACGGTCACCGTGCCATGGCCACCGGCATCTGCAGTCTTCAGGAGCAGTTGGCTGAGGTAGATGCGTTATCGCTTCTGGAAAGCGCGAAGCAGCAATACAACGGTGTCGCACGGCTGGGTATCGAGGCGATGCAGCTGAAATTTATCGGCCTGAGCAATACGGACATTGCTGCCTATTATGGGATCAAGGCCAACTATTTGGGCGCGGCCGTACATAGAGCCGCTGAGCGGCTGAGGAACAATGCGGAGTTTTTGAATAGCCTTGAATATGAGCCGATGAAGAAAAGCTCCAAGGCTTCGTGA
- a CDS encoding DUF932 domain-containing protein: MKTGLTLEQLAAEITRQQSAKEDYVVNTGNLRLESYGPELTLRVLDSDGADRIEPLEIGDIAHRQIGTHLSIPAKYYERMRSEDPGLLAHNVNTWLERTPAQRMIRVLDGKARAYLSNRYLRMDNYSIASAVLPILAEIPDVRIESCQITDSRMYIKAVNPRLQEDVTPGDTVQAGVVISNSEVGLGSVNIQPLIYRLVCSNGMVVNDAATKRNHIGRATDAEENFQLYSEKTLAADDHAFLLKVQDTVRAAAEEARFAQVVGMMREAAAIPMNTADVPGVVKLASRQFGLTDSEGEGILQHLIEGHDLSLYGLSNAVTRYSQDVSSYDRASDLEIIGYNILAMPRSVWSRLNQVSAA, from the coding sequence ATGAAAACAGGCTTAACCCTGGAGCAGCTTGCCGCGGAGATCACCCGGCAGCAGAGTGCCAAAGAGGATTATGTGGTCAATACCGGCAATCTTCGGCTGGAAAGCTATGGACCCGAGCTGACACTTCGCGTGCTGGACAGTGACGGTGCAGACCGTATCGAACCGCTGGAGATCGGCGATATCGCCCACCGGCAGATTGGTACGCACCTGAGCATCCCTGCCAAGTACTATGAGCGAATGCGCAGCGAAGACCCCGGACTACTGGCACACAATGTCAACACATGGCTGGAGCGGACACCTGCCCAACGCATGATCCGTGTGCTGGACGGTAAGGCACGCGCCTACCTCAGCAATCGTTATCTGCGTATGGACAACTACAGTATCGCCTCAGCGGTGCTGCCCATCCTGGCGGAGATCCCCGATGTGCGCATCGAGAGCTGTCAGATCACCGACTCCCGCATGTATATCAAGGCGGTCAATCCCCGTTTACAGGAGGATGTGACGCCGGGTGACACAGTGCAGGCCGGCGTGGTCATCAGCAACAGCGAGGTGGGCTTAGGCTCTGTCAACATCCAGCCTCTGATCTACCGATTGGTATGCAGCAACGGTATGGTGGTCAACGACGCCGCCACAAAGCGCAACCATATTGGCCGGGCAACGGATGCGGAGGAGAACTTCCAGCTCTATTCCGAAAAGACGCTGGCTGCAGACGATCACGCTTTTCTGCTGAAGGTGCAGGACACTGTCCGTGCCGCCGCAGAGGAAGCGCGGTTCGCTCAGGTGGTGGGCATGATGCGGGAGGCTGCGGCCATCCCCATGAACACCGCAGATGTACCCGGCGTTGTGAAGCTGGCCAGCAGACAGTTCGGCCTTACGGACTCGGAGGGTGAGGGCATCCTGCAACATCTGATCGAAGGCCATGACCTGAGCCTGTACGGTCTTTCCAATGCGGTAACACGGTACAGTCAAGACGTAAGCAGCTATGACCGCGCCTCGGATCTGGAGATCATCGGCTACAACATTCTGGCAATGCCCAGAAGTGTGTGGTCGCGGCTGAATCAGGTATCCGCGGCGTAA
- a CDS encoding ECF-type sigma factor codes for MNENTPMTPAQQLFAEEHHNLVYAFLNEKKLPEDEYYDVVVFGYLQAVMDYTTQGESSRFSFATIAWRKMESRLADHFRHQASTKRAAPTVSLNAVMDDAGLSLSDMLSATDESFLEMETGLLFHDLGRHMPRRDMNVLRLKADGYGTREIAQRENTTVHMVRSILKCAY; via the coding sequence ATGAATGAAAATACCCCCATGACCCCGGCGCAGCAGTTATTTGCGGAGGAGCATCACAATCTGGTCTATGCTTTTCTCAATGAGAAGAAGCTGCCGGAGGATGAGTATTACGATGTGGTGGTCTTTGGCTACTTGCAGGCAGTCATGGACTATACCACGCAGGGTGAGTCCAGCCGTTTCAGCTTCGCCACCATTGCATGGCGCAAGATGGAGAGCCGCCTGGCAGACCACTTCCGCCATCAGGCATCTACCAAGCGTGCAGCACCGACGGTCAGCCTCAATGCTGTTATGGACGATGCCGGCCTGTCTCTGTCCGATATGCTCTCCGCAACGGATGAGAGCTTTCTGGAGATGGAGACCGGCCTGCTGTTCCACGATCTGGGCCGGCATATGCCCCGCCGTGATATGAACGTACTGCGACTCAAGGCAGATGGCTACGGTACGCGGGAGATCGCACAGAGGGAGAATACCACCGTGCACATGGTGCGGAGTATTCTCAAGTGTGCCTATTAG
- a CDS encoding class C sortase, giving the protein MKRWLLTAACGVAALGLMLYPLVGELLSEKYHSDVKTVYTAAIEGTDKTELTAQREAAEQYNAMLSDTATITEGGASAPPLAYEEQLTVGGVMAYVDIPKIKVYLPVQHGTEADTLEKSVGHVVGTSLPVGGSSTHAVLSAHSGLASSKLFSDIDQLTGGDVFYIHVLGDTLAYKVDSINTVLPADTSLLQIEDGKDLVTLVTCTPFAINTHRLLVRGHRVPYTPEQEASAAAEKPAASSWTRHYLTGLGIGLGTVVVAGGGYFLMRRKRHA; this is encoded by the coding sequence GTGAAACGCTGGCTACTGACGGCGGCTTGCGGCGTTGCGGCGCTGGGCCTGATGCTTTACCCATTGGTGGGAGAACTTCTGAGTGAAAAGTATCATTCGGATGTGAAAACCGTCTACACCGCAGCCATAGAAGGCACCGACAAAACCGAACTGACTGCACAGCGGGAAGCCGCAGAGCAGTACAACGCCATGCTGTCCGACACGGCGACCATTACAGAGGGAGGGGCTTCCGCCCCTCCCTTGGCGTATGAAGAACAACTCACGGTGGGCGGCGTCATGGCCTATGTGGACATTCCCAAAATCAAAGTGTATCTGCCGGTGCAGCACGGTACGGAGGCAGACACGCTTGAAAAGTCGGTCGGCCATGTGGTCGGCACGTCTCTGCCGGTAGGCGGTAGCAGTACCCACGCGGTACTGTCGGCGCACAGTGGGCTGGCGAGTTCCAAGCTATTTTCGGACATCGACCAGCTTACAGGGGGCGATGTGTTCTACATCCATGTGCTGGGTGACACTTTGGCCTATAAAGTAGACAGCATCAACACAGTCTTGCCCGCAGACACGAGCCTGCTGCAAATTGAGGATGGCAAGGACTTGGTTACACTGGTGACGTGTACGCCGTTTGCCATCAACACCCACCGACTTTTAGTTCGTGGGCACCGCGTTCCTTATACCCCCGAACAGGAAGCATCTGCCGCCGCAGAAAAACCAGCCGCGTCCTCGTGGACGCGGCACTACCTTACCGGTCTGGGCATCGGTCTTGGCACGGTAGTTGTTGCAGGCGGCGGATACTTCCTGATGAGGAGGAAACGCCATGCGTAA
- a CDS encoding ATP-binding protein, producing the protein MKQFVDRQQEMETLQSEYERNGSALVVLYGRRRVGKTTLISEFIRDKNALFFLASEESEAQNRAAFKEKAAEFIDSDLLRNADVKSWDVIFKSIMDAKHDSKPVIVLDEFQYLGKAEPAFPSIFQRIWEEILKKQSVMVILCGSLISMMESQTLAYGSPLYGRRTAQIRLKQIPFAYYHEFFPGKTRRELIELYSVTGGVPKYIELFSESGDIYRAIQKCVLNRSGYLYDEPHFLLQQEVSEVGSYFSIIKAIAAGNHKLSSIASVLEVKSTNLTKYLKTLMDLDILERRVPVTEENPEKSKRGLYKIKDNYLRFWFAFIYPNMSFIESGHSGIVMDKIRKGLTTSHIGFVYEDICEERMWELNVNNTWPFQFSKLGGYWDAKNEIDIAALDPEGKNLILGECKYWKEPVGLNVLHALEAKAGDVAWERDRRKVWYVLFSISGFSDELRNHAATRDDLLLIDDGGR; encoded by the coding sequence ATGAAGCAATTTGTTGATCGACAGCAGGAGATGGAGACGCTGCAAAGTGAGTATGAGCGGAATGGCAGCGCACTTGTCGTACTGTATGGACGCCGGCGAGTGGGAAAGACTACGCTGATATCCGAGTTTATTCGGGATAAAAACGCCCTGTTTTTCCTTGCAAGTGAAGAGTCCGAAGCACAAAACCGAGCGGCATTCAAAGAGAAAGCGGCAGAATTCATTGATAGTGATCTTCTGCGTAATGCAGATGTCAAGAGCTGGGACGTGATATTCAAGTCAATCATGGATGCCAAGCATGACAGCAAGCCCGTTATCGTACTGGATGAATTTCAGTATCTGGGCAAGGCAGAGCCTGCATTTCCTTCCATATTCCAACGGATATGGGAAGAAATACTAAAGAAGCAGTCTGTTATGGTCATCCTTTGCGGCTCCCTGATCTCCATGATGGAGTCTCAGACACTGGCCTACGGCAGCCCTTTATACGGAAGGCGAACCGCGCAGATCCGGCTCAAGCAGATCCCGTTCGCCTATTACCATGAGTTTTTCCCTGGCAAAACCCGCAGAGAACTCATTGAGCTATACTCTGTTACAGGTGGTGTCCCCAAATATATTGAGCTATTTTCGGAGAGCGGCGATATCTATCGTGCTATCCAAAAATGCGTACTGAACCGTTCTGGCTATCTCTATGATGAACCGCATTTCCTGCTGCAGCAGGAGGTCAGTGAGGTTGGTAGTTACTTTTCCATTATCAAGGCGATCGCAGCCGGAAATCACAAGCTTTCCTCGATTGCCTCTGTGTTGGAGGTCAAGTCAACGAACCTGACCAAGTACCTGAAGACCTTGATGGATCTGGATATTCTGGAACGAAGGGTGCCTGTCACAGAGGAAAATCCCGAGAAGAGCAAGCGCGGCCTTTACAAGATCAAGGATAACTATCTGCGGTTTTGGTTCGCATTTATCTATCCCAATATGAGCTTTATCGAAAGTGGGCATAGCGGTATCGTGATGGATAAGATCCGCAAGGGCCTCACTACCAGCCACATTGGCTTCGTATATGAGGACATCTGTGAGGAGCGGATGTGGGAATTGAATGTTAATAACACATGGCCGTTCCAGTTCTCCAAGCTGGGTGGGTATTGGGATGCCAAGAATGAGATCGACATTGCAGCTCTTGATCCGGAGGGCAAGAACCTGATTCTGGGAGAGTGCAAGTACTGGAAAGAACCCGTTGGTCTTAATGTCCTTCATGCGTTGGAAGCTAAGGCTGGCGATGTCGCATGGGAGCGGGATCGGCGAAAAGTGTGGTACGTCCTGTTCAGCATCTCCGGCTTCTCGGATGAGCTACGCAATCATGCCGCAACACGGGACGATCTTCTTTTGATTGATGATGGAGGAAGATAG